The Microcystis panniformis FACHB-1757 region AAAAATCCTTCGGAGTGACATTATGAGAGAATCCGTCATCTATCAAGATATTTTAGAGGAAGGCAGAGAGGAAGGCGAGGAAAAGGGACTACAAAAAGGCTTGCAAGCGGGTAAAGAAGAAAAAGCTCGACAAATTGCCCTAAAAATGCTATCTGCTGGTTTTTCTATCCCAGAAATCGCCCGATTTACCGATTTATCCCCCGACGCGATCGAGCAATTACAATCGAGAGACGATTAAAAAAATCCTTCGGAGTGACATTCTGAGAGAATCCGTCATCTAAGTACCTAGGCAAAATTATTTACACATGACGATCATTGCCCCGTAAGGGTTTTAGCTCGATCGGGCAGGTAATTAATTTTGCATGACTACTTATCAAGATATTTTAGAGGAAGGAGAATTATCCGCTAAATTAACCTCTATACCCCGTTTATCAGCCTTAGGATTAAGTGCTGAACAAATTGCCCAAGCTTTAGACTTAGAAATTGAACAAGTACAACAAGTCATTGAGGGACAAAATTGAGGGAAAACGGACAGTATTTTCTATCGTCTCTTTCAGTAATAATTTTTGATCATTAATTCCCTACCAGATGCCGCCGCTCCTTGTTTATAATTATTCATGCCATACTGAAGATTCCACTCGATAATATGGGCAAAATCAAAGAGTTTTCGTATCTCTGGACAATCATCGTAGGTAATTAACCATTTAGCCTGACATTGACGCATATTATCGGCAAAACGTTGATGATCGAAGCTGGTATGTAAATTACCTCTTACACCGTACAAACGGGATTTTGTGGCACTATAGTAGGGGGGATCGAGAAAGATAAAAACTTCTTTTCCCTCAGCAAATAATAATTCTTCGTAGTCTTGGTTAGTAATTTTTACTGATGCTAATAACGGCGCAATTTGAGTTAATCTGGCAATTGATGAATCAGTAAATCTACTGGTAAAAGCTGCTTGGGAATACCCCCCGAATCCACTGTTCCCGAAAAAGTAATCCGATTTAAGATAAAAAAACGCACCGCTTTCTCAAAGTCGGTTAACTTTAAATCTTCCCTTGTCAAATCTTGAAATAATTCTCGTCCAGTATCATATTTTTGTTTAATTTCTGTTATTTTTGCTACCAATAAATCAATATTTTCTTGAGCGCATTGCCAGAAACAATATAAATCATAATTTAAGTCATTAATCCAATAGGTTTTTATTTGTTGTCCAAAGAGTTGCTTAACAGCAAAAAACACAGAACCACCACCAAAAAAAGGTTCTCGATATTCCCTAATATTCACAGGAATTTGCGGCAGAATTTGCTTAATTGCCCGGGATTTCCCCCCGGGATAACGCAAGGGACTTTTAATTTTTGACATTTTATACTAAATCCGTTTATTAAAGACTGATTATCTATTCCCCCTTTTGCCCCTTGCATGAGTGCCTGTCCTGATATGTAGCCTATACCCATAAGAATTCCATTTAATTCCACACTTATGACTCGTATCCTAAGGTTAGCAAAACCACTTCTTCCAATTGGGCAATTATTTCGGGACTCAGTTGTCCCAGTGTGCGGATCAAACGAGTTTTATCCAGCACTCTCATCTGAAAACATAGGGCAACAGAATCTTGGCCGAGTCCACCATTACCTTGTTCTATCAGTAAGCATATAGGCAAAGCAGCGCGACGTTGGTTGGTGGTGAGCGGAATAGCAATGATCGTAGTTGAGAACTGGGAAACAAGGTCATTCTGGAAAATGATGACGGGACGAATGCCCGCTTGTTCAGAACCTTGAGTTGGATTGAGGTCGGCTAGCCAGACTTCACCCCGTTTCAGAGGATTAGTCATCATTGATCTTCTTGATGGAGTATTACTGCATAGTCATTCATACCTTCTTCAGCAAAGGCGCGATCTTGATCAGCAAACTCTGCAAACAGATCGGCCAGTTGCATTGGATCGAGAACAGCCTGATGACGCTGACTGCGAAACTTTAAGAAGGCAATAAAATCAGCCACTTGCTGAAGCTGATTATCAGTCAGTCGATCCAAGTCTTGCTTAAGAGCTTCAGCGCTTACTGGCATAGGAAGAAAAAACATTCCGACTTCCCCATTATAAGGGATCCTGGCCAACAGCCGTCTTCAACAAACCCCCATGAGTCCCTGAGTGCGTAGCGGGGTAGGGAGGACGTTCAGACGTTTTGAGCGATCGCCTGTTGGAGCAGTTCAGTGATAATTCAATAGGGAAAAATCCCAATGCCGATAATTTCCTATCCCACTTGTTAGACAAGCTAATCTACAAGGTAGTCGGCAAGAAATCGGCCAACATCTTTAATCATGTCAGAAACATCTTGAACTGTAAATTCATTCTGTTTTCCATGGGCAGCGCTATTACGAATATCTGCGATCGCTGTTATTCGCTTCTGATTCAATTTGTTATATACACCAGCTTTTGCCAATTCGGAATTCATTTTATCTAACTTCCCATGCGGAATCCCACTTCTATCACATAACTCTCGCAATGCCGTCTCTAACACAACTCCTGCAATCACAGCCGCAGCGGTATGATAACCACTAGAAAAAAGCTCATTTGCTTGTTCAAGCTCAGAATCAAAAACTTCGGCTTGAACCAGTGTTTTAATAGACGAGAGATAACCACCCTCAAAATCTTCTTTTGCTGCCAAAAATACCGCTTTAAATGCCTTAAATCTCCCATAAGTTGAATAATACCTGTTCT contains the following coding sequences:
- a CDS encoding type II toxin-antitoxin system PemK/MazF family toxin — translated: MMTNPLKRGEVWLADLNPTQGSEQAGIRPVIIFQNDLVSQFSTTIIAIPLTTNQRRAALPICLLIEQGNGGLGQDSVALCFQMRVLDKTRLIRTLGQLSPEIIAQLEEVVLLTLGYES
- a CDS encoding DUF4145 domain-containing protein; the encoded protein is MTLKEVFKQRFEELEEQASQLESSKKVLRTEIIGGTNEVIDSYLLLSWKVKVKNLLSKVCGEDSQHFKQFEREEKNRYYSTYGRFKAFKAVFLAAKEDFEGGYLSSIKTLVQAEVFDSELEQANELFSSGYHTAAAVIAGVVLETALRELCDRSGIPHGKLDKMNSELAKAGVYNKLNQKRITAIADIRNSAAHGKQNEFTVQDVSDMIKDVGRFLADYLVD